The Humulus lupulus chromosome 3, drHumLupu1.1, whole genome shotgun sequence genome window below encodes:
- the LOC133821948 gene encoding large ribosomal subunit protein uL15c: MARALLSLSSTSHVTRPTPSSPFKGNVGNLKANPCQIQFLRVKLDNLCRERRQLMVVNKAARTEAATSLESSVRFRLNNLGPQPGSRKKGKRKGRGIAAGQGNSCGFGMRGQKSRSGPGIRRGFEGGQMPLYRRIPKLRGIAGGMRAGVPKYLPVNLKDIEAAGFQEGDEVSLDTLKSKGLINPSGRERKLPLKILGDGELSVKLNIKARAFSEQAKEKLEAAGCSLTVLPGRKKWVKPSVAKNLARADEYFAKKRAAAAAAAATDATEPATA, from the exons ATGGCGAGAGCTCTTCTATCTCTTTCTTCAACCTCACATGTTACCAGACCAACCCCTTCTTCCCCATTCAAG GGAAATGTTGGGAATTTGAAGGCAAACCCATGTCAAATTCAGTTCCTCAGAGTCAAACTCGACAATTTATGCAGAGAGAGAAGACAACTGATGGTTGTGAATAAGGCAGCTCGGACCGAAGCCGCGACTTCATTGGAGAGCAGTGTTCGGTTCCGGCTCAACAATCTGGGTCCTCAACCCGGTtcgagaaagaaaggaaagagaaaaggaaggggtATAGCGGCTGGACAAGGAAACAGCTGTGGGTTTGGGATGAGGGGCCAGAAGTCCCGCTCCGGACCTGGCATTCGGCGAGGCTTCGAGGGAGGTCAAATGCCGCTTTACCGTCGTATCCCGAAATTGAGAGGAATTGCTGGAG GCATGCGCGCTGGAGTACCTAAATATCTCCCCGTGAACTTGAAAGATATAGAAGCTGCGGGATTTCAAGAAGGAGATGAAGTATCATTGGATACTTTAAAGAGCAAAGGATTGATTAACCCATCAGGAAGAGAAAGGAAACTCCCTTTGAAG ATACTTGGTGATGGGGAGTTAAGCGTGAAGCTGAACATAAAGGCCCGTGCCTTTTCAGAACAAGCAAAGGAGAAGCTTGAGGCTGCTGGCTGCTCCCTCACTGTATTACCTGGACGGAAGAAGTGGGTAAAACCATCCGTAGCGAAAAACCTTGCCCGTGCAGATGAATACTTCGCCAAGAAAAGAGCTGCCGCTGCCGCTGCCGCCGCCACTGATGCAACTGAACCAGCTACTGCTTGA
- the LOC133820912 gene encoding zinc finger protein JAGGED-like isoform X2, which produces MRPEGNPLDLNNLPEDYLSRDGKQVFEDGSTGYRKKKSGGKDGKDECGKVYECRFCSLKFCKSQALGGHMNRHRQERETETLNRARQLVFSNDNLAAQGHLSCCHPMTPPGAGYHHPTANMGVVTDSALPMRFPTRMFSGSSSSNYAPSPPPPPPPAPQQVVQPSQPPYTLYNSSNRPMPFSSHYPPPPPPPHDYYVGHVLGSSTNSSSQYCHPNLTYASESSYTCIGAPVGHGFGSGSTGGSGRGGSTELAEPGGSRGCGGGRGGSSLQ; this is translated from the exons AT GCGGCCTGAGGGGAACCCTTTAGACCTCAACAATTTGCCTGAAGATTACTTGAGTAGAGACGGTAAACAAGTCTTCGAGGACGGCTCCACCg gctatagaaagaaaaaaagcgGCGGTAAGGATGGAAAGGACGAGTGCGGGAAGGTCTACGAGTGTAGGTTTTGTTCCCTCAAGTTCTGCAAATCTCAGGCACTTGGGGGACACATGAACCGCCACCGCCAAG agagagagacagagacacTGAACCGAGCTCGTCAGTTGGTCTTCAGCAACGATAACCTAGCCGCCCAAGGTCACctcag CTGTTGTCATCCAATGACACCGCCGGGAGCCGGGTACCATCATCCAACAGCCAACATGGGAGTAGTGACCGACTCAGCACTGCCAATGAGATTCCCAACAAGAATGTTTTCCGGCTCATCATCATCAAACTACGCACCGTCACCTCCGCCACCGCCGCCGCCAGCACCACAACAAGTGGTACAACCATCTCAGCCGCCTTATACTCTATACAACTCCTCTAATCGTCCAATGCCTTTCTCATCACACTACCCTCCTCCTCCTCCGCCACCTCACGATTACTATGTTGGTCACGTACTCGGTTCCAGCACCAACTCTTCGTCGCAGTACTGTCATCCTAACCTAACATACGCATCTGAATCAAGCTACACTTGCATTGGTGCCCCGGTTGGACACGGGTTCGGATCAGGCTCAACCGGCGGCAGCGGCCGAGGAGGGTCGACTGAGTTGGCCGAACCAGGAGGAAGTAGAGGTTGTGGTGGTGGTAGGGGAGGTTCGTCGTTGCAGTAG
- the LOC133820912 gene encoding zinc finger protein JAGGED-like isoform X1, with product MTTYKVSFFFCSLSHFSHIFHYHILIITIYLLNFFPFCTFYRRPEGNPLDLNNLPEDYLSRDGKQVFEDGSTGYRKKKSGGKDGKDECGKVYECRFCSLKFCKSQALGGHMNRHRQERETETLNRARQLVFSNDNLAAQGHLSCCHPMTPPGAGYHHPTANMGVVTDSALPMRFPTRMFSGSSSSNYAPSPPPPPPPAPQQVVQPSQPPYTLYNSSNRPMPFSSHYPPPPPPPHDYYVGHVLGSSTNSSSQYCHPNLTYASESSYTCIGAPVGHGFGSGSTGGSGRGGSTELAEPGGSRGCGGGRGGSSLQ from the exons ATGACCACATACAAAGtttctttcttcttttgttcTCTTTCTCACTTTTCTCACATCTTTCATTATCATATACTGATTATCACTATTTATTTATTAAACTTTTTTCCTTTTTGCACCTTTTACAGGCGGCCTGAGGGGAACCCTTTAGACCTCAACAATTTGCCTGAAGATTACTTGAGTAGAGACGGTAAACAAGTCTTCGAGGACGGCTCCACCg gctatagaaagaaaaaaagcgGCGGTAAGGATGGAAAGGACGAGTGCGGGAAGGTCTACGAGTGTAGGTTTTGTTCCCTCAAGTTCTGCAAATCTCAGGCACTTGGGGGACACATGAACCGCCACCGCCAAG agagagagacagagacacTGAACCGAGCTCGTCAGTTGGTCTTCAGCAACGATAACCTAGCCGCCCAAGGTCACctcag CTGTTGTCATCCAATGACACCGCCGGGAGCCGGGTACCATCATCCAACAGCCAACATGGGAGTAGTGACCGACTCAGCACTGCCAATGAGATTCCCAACAAGAATGTTTTCCGGCTCATCATCATCAAACTACGCACCGTCACCTCCGCCACCGCCGCCGCCAGCACCACAACAAGTGGTACAACCATCTCAGCCGCCTTATACTCTATACAACTCCTCTAATCGTCCAATGCCTTTCTCATCACACTACCCTCCTCCTCCTCCGCCACCTCACGATTACTATGTTGGTCACGTACTCGGTTCCAGCACCAACTCTTCGTCGCAGTACTGTCATCCTAACCTAACATACGCATCTGAATCAAGCTACACTTGCATTGGTGCCCCGGTTGGACACGGGTTCGGATCAGGCTCAACCGGCGGCAGCGGCCGAGGAGGGTCGACTGAGTTGGCCGAACCAGGAGGAAGTAGAGGTTGTGGTGGTGGTAGGGGAGGTTCGTCGTTGCAGTAG